One Sagittula stellata E-37 genomic window carries:
- a CDS encoding alkane 1-monooxygenase — translation MARFTIATLSMVVLLALAMTLGAPFPFIALLYITVFTFFLDKLTAFAAPDRPDAEFPAGDALSVTLGLLHFPLLYGGVRVIAAGGLSVLDTVCLFAALGLFLGQVSNSNAHELIHRSPRAMRRLGVAVYSSVLFGFHASAHTRVHHVHAATPNDPNSARMGEGYWRFAVRAWRGALVEGYRAERRLGRRGLSHPYTAYGMGAALSVLVAATVAGLTGVVVLFGLAGYAQAQLLLSDYVQHYGLRRREVAPGRFEPVGPGHSWNAPHGFSSALMLNAPRHSDHHAHPSQHYPGLELDRGTMPILPHSLPVMAVLALVPPLWRRVMDKRVRRWQPG, via the coding sequence ATGGCACGATTCACGATCGCAACACTGAGTATGGTGGTGCTCTTGGCGCTGGCCATGACCCTCGGCGCGCCCTTCCCTTTCATTGCGCTGCTCTACATCACGGTCTTCACGTTCTTTCTGGACAAGCTGACGGCCTTCGCCGCCCCTGACCGCCCGGATGCGGAGTTTCCGGCGGGCGACGCCTTGTCGGTGACGCTTGGCCTGCTTCATTTCCCGCTGCTCTACGGCGGCGTCCGGGTCATCGCCGCCGGGGGTCTCTCGGTCTTGGACACGGTCTGCCTGTTCGCGGCACTAGGCCTGTTCCTGGGACAGGTGTCGAATTCCAACGCGCACGAGCTGATCCATCGCTCCCCCCGCGCCATGCGGCGGTTGGGCGTGGCGGTCTATTCCTCTGTTCTGTTCGGGTTCCACGCTTCCGCGCATACGCGGGTTCACCACGTCCACGCCGCCACGCCAAACGATCCCAATTCGGCGCGCATGGGGGAAGGCTACTGGCGGTTCGCCGTGCGGGCCTGGCGTGGCGCACTGGTGGAAGGATACAGGGCGGAACGTCGGCTTGGCCGCCGCGGTCTGTCGCATCCCTACACCGCCTATGGCATGGGCGCGGCGTTATCGGTGCTGGTCGCCGCTACTGTGGCTGGGCTGACAGGCGTCGTGGTGCTGTTTGGTCTCGCGGGCTACGCGCAGGCACAACTGCTGCTGTCGGACTATGTCCAGCACTACGGGTTGCGCCGCAGGGAGGTCGCTCCGGGCAGGTTTGAACCGGTCGGGCCCGGCCATAGCTGGAACGCGCCCCACGGCTTTTCGTCGGCATTGATGCTGAACGCACCGCGCCACTCCGATCACCATGCCCACCCGTCGCAGCATTATCCCGGGCTGGAACTGGACCGCGGCACGATGCCGATCCTGCCGCACTCCCTGCCCGTGATGGCCGTTCTGGCGCTTGTGCCGCCCCTCTGGCGCCGTGTAATGGACAAGCGTGTGCGCCGCTGGCAACCCGGATGA
- a CDS encoding LysR family transcriptional regulator, whose translation MRNLDITVLRSFVAVAEAGGVTRAAGFLNLTQSAVSMQLKRLEEMLGLRLLERSGRGVSLTPAGAQLLSYAQRMVEMNDEIYTRLTCQSWEGEIVLGVPHDIVYPVIPQVLQRMGRTHPRVKVQLLSSFTKELKAKFARGEADVIMTTEGGVDQGGETLMEVPLRWIGAPDGQAHKSRPLRVAFCRSCGFREFALARLDAENFAWELAVDSDSDMTVDATISADLAVTARLQGHAPTYVKYLDEGLLPDLGTQNINLYAGNGKTAITEVMVDYIRQGMLAVRGLSRDAA comes from the coding sequence ATGAGAAATCTCGACATCACCGTCCTGAGGTCCTTCGTGGCCGTTGCAGAGGCCGGCGGCGTGACGCGTGCCGCAGGTTTCCTGAACCTGACGCAGTCGGCCGTCTCGATGCAGCTCAAACGGCTTGAGGAGATGTTGGGTCTCAGACTGCTGGAGCGCAGCGGGCGCGGCGTCAGCCTGACGCCGGCGGGCGCACAGCTTCTGTCCTATGCGCAGCGCATGGTCGAGATGAACGACGAGATCTACACCCGCCTGACCTGCCAGAGCTGGGAGGGGGAAATCGTCCTCGGCGTGCCACATGACATCGTGTACCCCGTGATCCCGCAGGTCCTGCAACGGATGGGCCGGACGCACCCCCGGGTCAAAGTCCAGCTTCTCAGCAGTTTCACGAAGGAACTGAAGGCAAAGTTTGCCCGGGGTGAGGCCGATGTCATCATGACAACCGAAGGCGGCGTCGACCAGGGCGGAGAGACGTTGATGGAAGTGCCCCTGCGCTGGATCGGTGCTCCGGACGGGCAGGCGCACAAGTCACGCCCGCTGCGGGTCGCCTTTTGCCGGTCCTGCGGATTCAGGGAATTTGCACTCGCCCGGCTGGATGCAGAGAATTTCGCCTGGGAGCTGGCGGTGGATTCCGACAGCGACATGACCGTGGACGCGACGATCAGCGCCGATCTTGCCGTGACGGCGCGGTTGCAAGGCCACGCGCCGACCTACGTGAAGTATCTGGACGAGGGGCTTCTGCCCGACCTCGGCACGCAGAACATCAACCTATATGCCGGGAACGGAAAGACCGCGATCACCGAAGTGATGGTCGACTATATCCGGCAGGGCATGCTGGCGGTGCGCGGCCTGTCCCGCGACGCCGCCTGA